The Sporocytophaga myxococcoides genome contains a region encoding:
- a CDS encoding RNA polymerase sigma factor, protein MSEILVKEISMLFIKNRSVLLKYAFSLTKSKEEAEDIVHDSYINMYKNASSFNRGTNFNHWAKKIIKNLFIDALRKRKNIQEVEIKDYHKGVCTNAGVAIIDNSDLYKVIDSFSKENKKIVILYMQGYKREEIAKQVKWSIDKLNSRLHKLKKILKEELKEKKI, encoded by the coding sequence ATGTCTGAAATTCTTGTTAAGGAAATTTCAATGCTTTTTATAAAGAATAGGTCTGTCTTATTGAAATATGCATTTAGTCTGACTAAATCTAAAGAAGAAGCTGAGGATATTGTACATGATTCATATATCAACATGTACAAAAATGCCTCTTCTTTTAATCGAGGTACAAATTTCAATCATTGGGCAAAAAAAATAATTAAAAACCTGTTTATTGATGCTCTTAGAAAAAGGAAGAATATACAGGAAGTTGAAATTAAAGACTATCACAAGGGGGTTTGTACAAATGCAGGGGTAGCAATTATCGACAACTCAGATCTTTATAAAGTAATTGACAGCTTTTCTAAAGAAAACAAGAAAATAGTTATACTCTATATGCAGGGATATAAACGTGAAGAGATTGCAAAGCAGGTAAAATGGAGTATAGACAAATTAAACTCTCGACTGCATAAACTGAAAAAAATTTTGAAAGAAGAATTGAAGGAAAAAAAAATTTAA
- a CDS encoding DUF1643 domain-containing protein — protein MKNIYDESGAIISTCKNYRYRLWRIWDKSKPFVMFIMHNPSTADESEDDRTIKRCVNFAKSWGYGGIYVGNIFAYRSTKPEVIKQVIDPIGPDNNKHLTEMLQKCQIVIAAWGNHPKTESKPLKGIDIGKFYYLSLTKTGNPRHPLYLKMNLKPQKLTKI, from the coding sequence ATGAAAAACATATACGATGAATCAGGGGCAATTATCTCCACCTGTAAAAATTATAGATACAGGTTGTGGAGGATATGGGATAAGTCAAAACCATTTGTAATGTTCATTATGCACAATCCATCAACCGCTGACGAAAGTGAAGATGACAGGACAATAAAAAGATGTGTTAATTTTGCGAAATCGTGGGGGTATGGAGGGATTTATGTAGGGAATATTTTTGCTTATAGATCAACAAAACCCGAAGTTATTAAACAGGTCATTGATCCTATCGGGCCGGACAATAATAAACATTTGACTGAAATGTTACAGAAATGTCAAATAGTGATAGCTGCCTGGGGAAATCATCCAAAAACAGAAAGTAAACCATTGAAAGGTATTGATATTGGGAAATTTTATTATTTGTCTTTAACAAAAACAGGAAATCCCAGGCATCCACTTTATTTAAAAATGAATTTAAAGCCTCAAAAACTAACAAAAATCTAA
- a CDS encoding helix-turn-helix transcriptional regulator: MENISIEINEESLTRFQKNLKVLRFSKMLTSAELSKELGISKNRAWDLETGRVTPGIKDLHKIAEYFKIFFIRDLLTKEFLIKLEIN; the protein is encoded by the coding sequence ATGGAAAATATATCAATTGAAATTAACGAAGAATCTCTAACCAGATTTCAAAAGAATTTAAAAGTACTGAGGTTCTCTAAAATGCTTACTTCTGCAGAGCTATCTAAAGAGTTAGGAATTAGTAAAAATCGTGCATGGGACTTGGAGACAGGCCGGGTAACACCCGGTATTAAAGACCTTCACAAGATAGCCGAATATTTTAAAATCTTCTTCATTAGAGATCTTCTCACTAAAGAATTTTTAATCAAACTGGAAATTAATTAA
- a CDS encoding DNA cytosine methyltransferase, translating into MNLYFIDLFCGAGGVTTGILRAKFKGKSIAKVIACVNHDPLAIKSHSANHKGIHHFIENIRTLDLSALVALVATIRKKDPNAKICLWASAECTNYSKAKGGLPRDADSRTLPNHLFRYIEALNPDYFWMENVEEFMAWGPLDENGKPLSRKNGRDYLRWVEIVKSYGYEYDYRILNCADYGAYTSRKRYFAQFAKSGLPISWPAATHSKNPSIDLFSNLQKWKPVKDCLDFKDEGKSIFREKPLSTKSYERIYAGLIKYVAGGYEDFLAKYYSGKPEGKVIPTSGPAGTIKTSDAHSYVKISFLKKYLGNDSKSGINNGKSVEEPCPVITCQNRLAIVQTKFLAKYYSNGGELSSVGQVCSTLTTKDRISLVQPKFWLDKNFSGRYNHQSIDSPAGAILTNDKHCLMTSQYFINKHYSGMHNHQNINQPSGSILTKDKYSLVKCISGEKYLLNPAWGGHSTGIESPCPTIVARQDKAPLYYVSVEKGIIAIPVFETDSEIVRKIKEFMALYGIVDIKMRMLKVPELLKIQGFPQEYILKGNQTDQKKFIGNSVPPPMVQALIERSYSAISEMVLKEAV; encoded by the coding sequence ATGAATCTATATTTTATAGATCTGTTTTGTGGTGCCGGTGGTGTCACGACAGGAATATTACGTGCAAAATTTAAAGGAAAAAGCATTGCTAAAGTGATTGCGTGTGTGAATCATGATCCACTGGCTATTAAAAGTCATTCTGCAAATCATAAAGGCATACATCACTTTATAGAGAATATTCGAACTCTTGATCTTTCCGCCCTAGTGGCTTTAGTAGCAACAATCCGGAAAAAAGATCCTAATGCTAAAATTTGCCTATGGGCTTCTGCAGAATGTACGAATTACAGTAAAGCTAAAGGAGGACTTCCCCGTGATGCAGATAGCAGGACCTTACCAAATCATCTTTTCAGGTATATCGAGGCATTGAATCCTGACTACTTTTGGATGGAAAATGTAGAAGAATTCATGGCATGGGGTCCATTGGATGAGAACGGAAAGCCTTTAAGCAGGAAAAATGGACGTGACTATTTGAGATGGGTTGAGATAGTTAAATCCTATGGTTATGAATATGATTACCGCATTCTTAACTGTGCGGATTACGGTGCATATACTTCACGCAAAAGGTATTTTGCACAATTCGCAAAATCAGGTTTGCCAATTTCATGGCCTGCAGCCACCCACAGTAAAAATCCTTCAATTGACCTGTTTTCCAATCTTCAGAAATGGAAACCGGTGAAGGATTGTCTTGATTTCAAGGATGAGGGTAAAAGCATATTCCGGGAAAAGCCATTATCCACCAAAAGCTATGAAAGGATTTATGCAGGATTGATTAAGTATGTTGCAGGTGGATATGAAGATTTTTTAGCTAAGTACTATTCTGGAAAGCCAGAGGGCAAAGTAATTCCAACATCCGGACCTGCCGGCACGATCAAAACTTCAGATGCACATTCTTATGTTAAAATTTCCTTCCTGAAAAAATATCTTGGGAATGATTCAAAATCTGGAATTAATAATGGCAAGTCAGTTGAAGAACCTTGCCCTGTAATTACCTGTCAAAACAGATTAGCGATTGTTCAAACCAAATTTCTTGCAAAATACTATAGTAACGGAGGCGAATTATCCAGTGTAGGACAAGTATGCAGCACATTGACAACTAAAGACAGAATTTCATTAGTTCAGCCAAAATTCTGGCTTGATAAGAACTTTTCAGGTAGGTACAATCATCAGAGTATAGATTCACCTGCAGGTGCAATTCTGACAAATGATAAGCATTGTTTGATGACTTCCCAATACTTTATAAATAAGCATTATTCAGGCATGCACAATCATCAAAATATTAATCAGCCATCCGGCTCAATTCTTACAAAAGATAAATACTCACTTGTTAAATGTATCTCAGGTGAAAAATACCTTTTAAATCCCGCCTGGGGAGGTCATTCAACCGGAATTGAATCTCCGTGCCCTACAATAGTAGCAAGACAGGATAAAGCCCCTCTTTATTATGTCTCTGTAGAAAAAGGAATTATTGCAATTCCTGTATTTGAAACAGATAGTGAAATTGTAAGAAAGATTAAAGAATTCATGGCTTTGTATGGCATTGTCGATATAAAAATGAGAATGCTTAAAGTTCCTGAATTGCTCAAAATACAAGGCTTCCCGCAAGAGTACATATTAAAAGGAAATCAAACTGATCAGAAAAAATTTATTGGTAATTCGGTTCCTCCTCCGATGGTTCAGGCTCTCATTGAAAGAAGCTACTCCGCTATTTCAGAGATGGTTTTAAAAGAAGCAGTTTAA
- a CDS encoding HTH domain-containing protein: protein MTKQRAIGEIIKEIANKQEVSADDIAEKLGRTKRTVWRLFHAEDVSIKELRILSKLLNHNFFSEYLHIGKKVIPYEELIELKKSHSKEIQEKEKRIKELEDLIEHYKLLASKKK, encoded by the coding sequence ATGACAAAACAAAGAGCAATAGGAGAGATCATAAAGGAAATAGCGAACAAGCAAGAGGTAAGTGCTGATGATATCGCTGAAAAATTAGGTCGTACCAAAAGAACCGTTTGGAGGCTTTTCCATGCTGAAGACGTTTCAATCAAAGAATTGAGGATACTTTCCAAGTTGTTAAATCACAACTTTTTCAGCGAATACCTTCACATCGGAAAGAAGGTTATTCCGTATGAAGAACTTATCGAATTGAAAAAGTCACACTCAAAAGAAATTCAGGAAAAGGAAAAAAGAATTAAGGAGCTTGAAGATCTTATTGAGCACTACAAGCTATTAGCTTCTAAGAAAAAATAA
- a CDS encoding lipocalin family protein, with translation MRKVIYLFALLVVFSSCKKDKENPTPASNEDLIAGTTSKTWGITKVTQAGQIKTMPDCFYDNIVIFNKNLVYQEIENTKCDEEEDKDLYTGSWNLSTDKKVININSDGDAYSFTILKLTETELVVSTMAGAALIEITFTKKS, from the coding sequence ATGAGAAAAGTAATTTATCTATTTGCCTTGTTAGTGGTTTTTTCATCTTGTAAAAAGGACAAGGAAAATCCAACTCCCGCCAGTAATGAAGATTTGATCGCAGGTACAACTTCAAAAACATGGGGAATTACAAAAGTAACCCAGGCAGGCCAGATTAAGACAATGCCAGATTGCTTCTATGACAATATCGTTATTTTTAATAAGAACCTGGTTTATCAGGAAATTGAGAATACCAAATGTGATGAAGAAGAGGACAAAGATCTCTATACTGGCTCATGGAATCTAAGTACTGATAAAAAAGTAATTAACATCAATTCGGACGGAGATGCTTATAGCTTTACCATTTTAAAATTAACAGAGACTGAACTTGTTGTTTCTACAATGGCAGGAGCTGCTTTGATTGAAATAACTTTCACAAAAAAATCTTAA
- a CDS encoding tetratricopeptide repeat protein: protein MMDNIDEYSKEVFEAIIDYGYVVRFYNEFRKLNLALDSDPGSAELFFKRGSLYYDNYKYEEALKDFDKAILINSKYSSCYNSRGCLYGKMKRYEMAELDFTLAIKYSNNESKGIYFANRSACREDLKKYQLSIVDLKKAAGLGHKASIKKLKRRNIKFGEYREDEKYCPACQEKPCMCSSFNP from the coding sequence ATGATGGATAATATTGACGAGTATTCTAAGGAAGTTTTTGAAGCAATTATTGATTATGGGTATGTAGTAAGATTTTATAATGAATTTCGTAAGCTTAATTTAGCTTTAGATTCAGACCCAGGAAGTGCAGAACTATTTTTTAAAAGAGGGTCACTTTATTACGATAATTATAAATATGAAGAAGCCTTAAAGGATTTTGATAAAGCTATATTAATTAACTCTAAATATTCCAGTTGTTATAATTCTAGAGGGTGTTTATACGGGAAGATGAAGAGATATGAAATGGCTGAATTGGATTTTACATTAGCAATAAAATATTCAAATAATGAATCCAAAGGAATTTATTTTGCTAATAGATCGGCGTGTCGTGAAGATTTAAAAAAGTATCAATTGTCAATCGTAGACCTAAAGAAAGCAGCAGGATTAGGGCATAAGGCAAGTATCAAAAAATTAAAGAGAAGAAATATAAAATTTGGAGAATATAGAGAAGATGAAAAATATTGTCCTGCTTGCCAAGAAAAACCTTGTATGTGTAGTTCGTTCAACCCTTGA
- a CDS encoding tyrosine-type recombinase/integrase has protein sequence MRPKIRKYIIENYSVNDSTLYPYELGRIVIPKDEAGRPDLKRNWHVEYRIWNIDLERLVRKRESKGLNKFATISQRNKAARILKKEIDLLLIKGAVTFLKSKNGQSGIDLNTATLLNAFDFACKIKFLDLEKGTKSGFKSLRKHLVSWYSHEPKYEAYLFKEYTTQIIYQFFDFLSTTIVDAKTKKVMSKKTYNNYVGYLSIIFNFYLDRELIRHNPVTKVKRKKAYSGKHIPYSDDEIERIKNHIIEKKDHQLLLFIQFIYFAFLRPTEELRYLKIDNIQKDTIYVPPEIAKNDRGQHIRIPRALEIIIEEKKLRDYPKSFYIFSAAGTPGLDHVGQNYFYRRHRKVLDSLGLYGFGKDLYSYKHTGNIRLFKAGADIKTVQEQNRHSSMQQTDTYLRGLGLFRDGRELDIFPDF, from the coding sequence ATGAGACCTAAAATCAGAAAGTATATAATTGAAAATTATTCAGTAAATGATTCTACTTTATATCCATATGAATTAGGAAGAATAGTAATTCCTAAAGATGAAGCAGGAAGACCAGATCTTAAAAGGAATTGGCATGTAGAATATCGGATATGGAACATTGACCTTGAAAGGCTAGTAAGAAAAAGAGAAAGCAAAGGCTTAAATAAATTTGCCACAATAAGTCAGCGGAACAAAGCAGCTCGAATTCTTAAAAAAGAAATAGACCTCTTGTTAATTAAGGGAGCTGTTACTTTCTTAAAAAGCAAGAATGGTCAAAGTGGTATTGATCTTAATACAGCTACACTCCTGAATGCTTTTGACTTTGCATGCAAGATAAAATTCTTGGATTTGGAAAAGGGGACAAAGTCAGGATTTAAATCTCTTAGAAAGCATTTAGTATCGTGGTATAGCCATGAGCCAAAGTATGAAGCCTATCTCTTTAAAGAATATACTACTCAGATAATATATCAGTTCTTTGATTTTTTAAGTACTACCATTGTAGATGCTAAAACGAAAAAGGTAATGAGTAAAAAGACTTACAATAACTATGTAGGTTACCTTTCGATTATTTTTAACTTTTATCTAGATAGAGAATTGATTCGCCACAATCCAGTAACTAAAGTAAAAAGGAAAAAGGCCTACTCAGGAAAGCACATACCATATAGTGATGATGAAATAGAAAGAATTAAGAATCATATTATTGAGAAAAAAGATCATCAACTATTATTATTTATCCAATTCATATATTTTGCCTTCCTCAGACCAACCGAAGAGTTAAGGTATTTGAAGATTGATAACATTCAAAAAGATACAATTTACGTTCCCCCGGAAATTGCAAAAAACGATAGAGGGCAACATATAAGGATACCAAGAGCTTTAGAAATAATCATTGAAGAAAAGAAATTGCGAGATTATCCTAAAAGTTTTTATATCTTTTCTGCTGCAGGAACACCAGGGCTTGATCATGTTGGTCAAAATTATTTCTATAGAAGACATAGAAAAGTGTTAGACTCTCTTGGTTTATATGGATTCGGTAAGGACTTGTATAGTTATAAACATACTGGAAATATTAGGCTCTTTAAAGCTGGAGCAGATATAAAGACGGTACAAGAACAGAACCGACACTCATCGATGCAACAGACTGACACTTATTTGAGAGGTCTCGGGCTTTTTCGGGATGGGAGAGAGTTAGATATTTTTCCAGATTTTTGA
- a CDS encoding HEPN domain-containing protein, which produces MDKIKVEYIVVIDTQDGFCSTIQAFNNYLESNADIQIINKGKCIKFKELEIAYDVLLDNVVDPHFKSFHTKFICNNVGGIEVFSSFLKVIRGLLITASGKKPVSLWDDISLYYSQQAYPKINEIENLMRKLLTKFSVTKLGSKWIDENIPEEIKSSVKKKEKEMFSNEADYLYQTDFKDLTTFLSGKIKTPDIKELHENINNASKIEDLDLNHLKSFIPTNNWNKYFSKVVKIEWKDFETKWLNLYKLRCKVAHNNFINKNDYNEIVQLTTKLREPLEMAISELDKIDLSPDDFNHLTDAFSERSFYLEVKFQEKMLSIYALFKKLANQQDNLYLDLFDDDNMEVAMYLIGKGVLPSSILSELYALIGMEKIIKSGHGKASSNDIERCIWDAEVFMHQLSNFLKQEDIK; this is translated from the coding sequence ATGGATAAAATTAAAGTAGAATATATTGTAGTAATTGACACTCAAGATGGCTTCTGTAGCACAATTCAGGCCTTTAATAATTACTTAGAATCTAATGCAGATATTCAAATTATTAACAAAGGCAAATGTATAAAATTTAAAGAATTGGAAATTGCCTATGACGTTTTATTAGATAATGTAGTTGATCCGCATTTTAAATCATTTCATACTAAATTTATTTGTAATAATGTTGGTGGAATAGAAGTGTTTTCTTCCTTTCTGAAAGTGATTAGGGGACTTTTGATCACTGCATCGGGAAAGAAGCCAGTTTCGCTATGGGATGATATTAGTTTGTATTATTCTCAGCAAGCATATCCCAAGATCAATGAAATTGAAAATTTGATGCGGAAGCTTCTTACAAAATTTTCAGTCACAAAGCTAGGTAGCAAATGGATTGATGAAAACATACCTGAAGAAATTAAAAGCTCAGTAAAGAAAAAGGAAAAGGAAATGTTCTCAAACGAAGCAGACTATTTATATCAAACCGATTTTAAAGATTTAACTACATTTCTTTCCGGAAAAATAAAGACTCCTGATATTAAAGAGTTACATGAGAATATAAATAATGCTTCTAAGATTGAAGATTTAGATTTAAATCATCTTAAGAGTTTTATACCAACCAATAATTGGAATAAGTACTTTTCAAAAGTTGTTAAAATAGAATGGAAGGATTTTGAGACTAAATGGCTAAATCTATACAAGCTCAGGTGTAAAGTTGCGCATAATAATTTTATAAATAAAAATGATTACAATGAAATAGTTCAACTTACAACCAAGTTGCGTGAGCCTCTTGAAATGGCAATTTCAGAATTAGATAAAATTGATCTTTCACCGGATGATTTCAATCATCTCACAGATGCATTTTCTGAACGTTCATTTTATTTAGAGGTTAAGTTTCAAGAAAAGATGCTAAGTATTTATGCCTTATTTAAAAAATTGGCTAATCAGCAAGACAACCTTTATTTGGACTTATTTGATGACGATAACATGGAGGTAGCTATGTATCTTATAGGAAAAGGTGTACTACCTTCTTCAATATTAAGCGAACTTTATGCTTTAATCGGAATGGAGAAAATTATAAAATCTGGCCATGGCAAGGCTTCTTCTAATGATATTGAAAGATGTATATGGGATGCAGAAGTATTTATGCACCAGCTTTCAAATTTTCTAAAACAAGAAGATATAAAATAA
- a CDS encoding enzyme of heme biosynthesis: protein MNNSRLELLLQYYKEDPQDPFTIYALAIEYLNTDVQKSVNYFSILLENHEDYTGTYYHAANLFFKLGQLEKAEEVYKKGLEITFKVKDMKANQELRSAYNQFLDEISEE from the coding sequence ATGAATAATTCAAGACTTGAATTACTCTTGCAATATTATAAGGAAGACCCTCAAGATCCATTTACCATATATGCATTAGCTATAGAGTACCTCAATACAGATGTTCAGAAATCAGTAAATTATTTTTCAATTCTTCTGGAAAATCATGAAGATTACACGGGGACATATTACCATGCAGCTAACCTATTCTTCAAATTAGGACAACTTGAAAAAGCGGAAGAAGTTTATAAGAAAGGTTTGGAAATTACTTTTAAAGTAAAAGATATGAAGGCAAATCAGGAATTAAGATCTGCATACAATCAGTTTCTGGATGAAATTTCAGAAGAGTAA
- a CDS encoding electron transfer flavoprotein subunit beta/FixA family protein, with protein MKILVCISNVPDTTSKISFTDNNTKLNTSGIQYIIGPYDEYALSRAIELKEAAGGTVTVLNVGEADTEPTIRKALAIGADDAIRINAFPKDAFYVASQIAAVVKSENYDLILMGRESIDYNSGLVHGIVGELLGIPSVSPVMKLDIEGGKAIMSREIEGGKEIVEAQLPLVAGCQEPIAEWKIPNMRGIMSARTKPLKVVEPTDVADNVKLLNYELPAPKGACKMIDASTPEKLFDLLKNEAKVL; from the coding sequence ATGAAGATATTAGTTTGTATCAGTAACGTTCCGGACACCACTTCCAAAATCTCATTCACAGATAACAATACAAAATTAAATACTTCCGGTATCCAATATATAATTGGTCCATATGATGAATATGCGCTTTCAAGAGCTATTGAGCTGAAGGAAGCTGCCGGGGGAACTGTTACTGTATTAAATGTTGGAGAAGCCGACACCGAGCCTACCATAAGAAAAGCCTTGGCAATAGGAGCAGACGATGCTATCAGAATCAATGCATTTCCTAAAGATGCATTTTATGTAGCAAGTCAGATAGCTGCAGTTGTTAAATCTGAAAATTACGATTTAATACTAATGGGTAGAGAGTCTATTGATTATAACAGTGGACTTGTTCATGGTATCGTAGGAGAGTTGCTGGGAATTCCGTCAGTATCTCCTGTTATGAAACTTGATATTGAAGGCGGAAAAGCGATCATGTCTAGAGAAATTGAAGGCGGAAAAGAAATTGTTGAAGCCCAGCTTCCTTTGGTTGCCGGATGTCAGGAGCCTATTGCTGAATGGAAGATTCCAAACATGAGAGGCATTATGTCTGCAAGAACCAAACCTTTGAAAGTTGTTGAACCTACTGATGTAGCTGATAATGTAAAGTTGCTGAATTATGAATTGCCTGCTCCGAAAGGTGCCTGCAAAATGATCGATGCATCAACTCCTGAAAAGCTTTTTGATTTGTTGAAAAACGAAGCAAAAGTTCTTTAA
- a CDS encoding electron transfer flavoprotein subunit alpha/FixB family protein, whose translation MSVLVFVEGAGGEIKKSSLEAVGYASALAKKINTQAVALVIGNYSDDQISSLGKFGASKVLSCKNDKLSQPLPMPYASAIAEAAKKENADTIILSRSSVVDAIASRLALKLGAGIVTNVVDLPDLSSGFKVKKSIYTGKAFAFYDLTSAKKVITISKNAYSAVEGSGSATVEAFDPQLSDSDFKVQIKETQKATGDVLLTEADIVVSGGRGLKGPENWNLVIDLAKALGAATGCSKPVSDLDWRPHHEHVGQTGVKVSPNLYIALGISGAIQHLAGVNSSKVIVVVNKDPEAPFFKAADYGIVGDVFEVVPKLIEAAKALK comes from the coding sequence ATGTCAGTTTTAGTTTTTGTAGAAGGCGCAGGCGGTGAGATTAAAAAATCTTCTCTTGAGGCTGTAGGATACGCTTCAGCACTTGCCAAAAAAATCAATACTCAGGCAGTTGCATTAGTTATAGGAAACTATTCTGATGATCAAATAAGTTCCCTGGGCAAATTCGGAGCTTCAAAAGTTTTATCCTGTAAAAATGATAAACTTTCACAGCCTTTACCGATGCCCTATGCTTCTGCAATTGCTGAAGCGGCAAAAAAGGAAAATGCAGACACTATTATCCTTTCAAGGTCTTCTGTTGTAGATGCTATAGCGTCAAGGCTAGCGCTTAAACTTGGAGCTGGAATTGTAACCAATGTTGTTGACCTTCCTGACCTTTCTTCCGGGTTCAAAGTTAAAAAATCCATTTATACAGGTAAAGCTTTTGCTTTCTACGATTTAACTTCTGCTAAGAAAGTAATAACAATATCAAAGAATGCATATTCTGCAGTGGAGGGTAGTGGTTCAGCTACAGTTGAAGCTTTTGACCCCCAATTATCTGACAGCGATTTTAAAGTCCAAATTAAGGAAACTCAAAAGGCAACCGGCGATGTTTTATTGACTGAAGCTGATATAGTTGTTTCTGGTGGCAGAGGTTTGAAGGGTCCTGAAAACTGGAATCTGGTTATTGATCTTGCAAAAGCTTTGGGAGCCGCAACAGGATGCTCTAAACCAGTTTCTGATCTTGACTGGAGGCCACATCATGAACATGTGGGGCAAACAGGTGTAAAGGTCAGTCCAAATTTGTATATTGCATTAGGAATCTCGGGAGCAATTCAGCATCTTGCAGGTGTGAATTCCTCAAAAGTGATCGTCGTTGTTAACAAAGATCCTGAAGCGCCGTTTTTTAAAGCAGCAGATTATGGCATTGTGGGCGATGTTTTTGAGGTAGTGCCTAAATTAATTGAAGCTGCCAAGGCATTAAAATAA
- a CDS encoding bifunctional nuclease family protein — MDKIKLEILGLSSSQSQSGSFALVLGEESGNRRLPIIIGMFEAQAIAIEIEKIVPNRPMTHDLFKSFALGFNFTVDEIVISDLKEGVFFAKIVCTDGIKSIEIDARPSDAIAIGLRFEVPIYTYENILSEAGIVLSDLSEEESGVKPEKEKKEEAKKAEPKNLSDQIKDTSSDQLKVMLDEALMKEDYEKAARIRDELNKRN, encoded by the coding sequence GTGGATAAGATCAAGTTAGAAATATTAGGTCTCTCTTCGAGCCAGTCTCAATCTGGCTCTTTTGCATTAGTATTAGGTGAAGAAAGTGGTAACAGACGGTTGCCAATTATTATTGGTATGTTTGAAGCTCAGGCGATTGCTATAGAAATCGAAAAAATTGTGCCAAACAGACCCATGACTCATGATCTCTTTAAATCATTTGCGCTTGGATTTAATTTCACAGTTGATGAAATCGTGATCTCAGACCTAAAAGAAGGGGTATTCTTTGCTAAAATAGTTTGTACGGATGGCATTAAATCCATTGAGATAGACGCCAGACCTTCTGATGCCATTGCAATAGGCTTGCGGTTCGAAGTTCCTATCTATACTTATGAAAATATTCTCTCTGAAGCTGGCATTGTTCTTAGCGATCTCAGTGAAGAAGAATCAGGGGTAAAACCTGAAAAAGAAAAAAAGGAAGAAGCAAAAAAAGCAGAACCCAAAAATCTTTCTGATCAAATTAAAGATACTTCATCTGATCAGCTAAAAGTTATGCTCGATGAGGCCTTGATGAAAGAAGATTACGAAAAAGCTGCTCGAATTCGTGATGAGTTAAATAAAAGAAATTGA
- a CDS encoding WD40/YVTN/BNR-like repeat-containing protein — MGGRVENNEYHRYKRWEWFWRDRVNPDGSFPDPLKSFEVYKQMQGHVKRSKNAMAQWTSIGMKTNSGGYWGLGQARSVAVFPGNPSIYYVTTVGGGVWKITYGGTSYTSVGDGSPQLFCGTVLVDNQNANIVYVNIGGTGEWWLPGLGVYKSSDGCLTWSATGLTGTKANGINVKKMAMSPSNSQIILAATNKGLYRTTNGGVSWTVVRTGEHGDVVFRPGDGSTIYAASDDYYIGSELFHSVDGGATE, encoded by the coding sequence ATGGGTGGAAGGGTAGAAAACAACGAATACCATAGATATAAAAGATGGGAATGGTTCTGGCGAGACAGAGTTAATCCGGATGGAAGTTTTCCTGATCCTTTAAAATCATTTGAAGTATACAAGCAGATGCAAGGTCATGTCAAGCGTTCAAAGAATGCAATGGCACAGTGGACAAGCATTGGTATGAAAACTAATAGTGGAGGCTATTGGGGCTTGGGGCAAGCAAGATCAGTTGCTGTGTTTCCAGGTAACCCAAGCATTTACTATGTCACTACTGTCGGCGGTGGAGTATGGAAAATTACATATGGCGGTACTTCTTATACTTCGGTTGGTGATGGTTCACCTCAATTATTTTGCGGAACTGTGCTTGTTGATAATCAGAATGCAAATATAGTTTATGTAAATATTGGTGGTACAGGAGAATGGTGGCTTCCTGGCCTGGGAGTTTACAAGTCATCAGATGGTTGTCTTACATGGTCTGCTACTGGATTGACGGGCACTAAGGCAAATGGTATAAATGTAAAGAAGATGGCGATGAGTCCTTCCAACTCTCAGATCATTTTAGCTGCAACAAACAAAGGCCTTTACAGAACAACAAACGGTGGTGTCAGCTGGACTGTTGTCAGAACAGGAGAACATGGTGATGTCGTATTTCGTCCGGGAGATGGAAGTACTATTTATGCTGCATCAGATGATTATTATATTGGCAGTGAACTCTTTCATTCCGTCGATGGTGGTGCTACGGAGTAA